From a single Bos indicus isolate NIAB-ARS_2022 breed Sahiwal x Tharparkar chromosome 11, NIAB-ARS_B.indTharparkar_mat_pri_1.0, whole genome shotgun sequence genomic region:
- the LDAH gene encoding lipid droplet-associated hydrolase isoform X6, whose protein sequence is MDSEIKEEIPVHEEFILCCGVETQVLKCGPWTDLINNQSGTRPKLLIFIIPGNPGFSAMYVPFAKALYSATKRRFPVWIISHAGHALAPRGKKILKSSEDPNAEEIKDIYGVCGQVEHKLAFLRTQVPKEMKLVVIGHSIGSYFSLEILKHAPELPNPG, encoded by the exons ATGGACTCAGAAATCAAGGAAGAAATTCCTGTGCATGAGGAATTCATTTTATGTTGTGGAGTTGAAACCCAGGTTCTAAAGTGTGGGCCCTGGACTGACCTCATTAATAATCAAAGTGGCACAAGGCCTAAGCTGCTTATTTTCATTATTCCTG GTAACCCAGGTTTTTCTGCCATGTATGTGCCATTTGCAAAGGCTTTGTATTCTGCAACAAAAAGACGCTTTCCAGTTTGGATTATCAGTCATGCTGGGCATGCCTTAGCCCCCAGAGGCAAGAAGATTCTTAAAAGCTCAGAAG ATCCAAATGCTGAAGAAATTAAGGACATCTATGGAGTCTGTGGTCAAGTAGAACACAAATTAGCTTTCCTGAGAACTCAAGTGCCAAAGGAAATGAAGCTTGTGGTCATTGGCCATTCCATAGGCTCCTATTTTTCCCTTGAGATTCTGAAGCACGCACCTGAGCTCCCA
- the LDAH gene encoding lipid droplet-associated hydrolase isoform X4, giving the protein MDSEIKEEIPVHEEFILCCGVETQVLKCGPWTDLINNQSGTRPKLLIFIIPGNPGFSAMYVPFAKALYSATKRRFPVWIISHAGHALAPRGKKILKSSEDPNAEEIKDIYGVCGQVEHKLAFLRTQVPKEMKLVVIGHSIGSYFSLEILKHAPELPCMLIIEELFPNDSRTSF; this is encoded by the exons ATGGACTCAGAAATCAAGGAAGAAATTCCTGTGCATGAGGAATTCATTTTATGTTGTGGAGTTGAAACCCAGGTTCTAAAGTGTGGGCCCTGGACTGACCTCATTAATAATCAAAGTGGCACAAGGCCTAAGCTGCTTATTTTCATTATTCCTG GTAACCCAGGTTTTTCTGCCATGTATGTGCCATTTGCAAAGGCTTTGTATTCTGCAACAAAAAGACGCTTTCCAGTTTGGATTATCAGTCATGCTGGGCATGCCTTAGCCCCCAGAGGCAAGAAGATTCTTAAAAGCTCAGAAG ATCCAAATGCTGAAGAAATTAAGGACATCTATGGAGTCTGTGGTCAAGTAGAACACAAATTAGCTTTCCTGAGAACTCAAGTGCCAAAGGAAATGAAGCTTGTGGTCATTGGCCATTCCATAGGCTCCTATTTTTCCCTTGAGATTCTGAAGCACGCACCTGAGCTCCCA
- the LDAH gene encoding lipid droplet-associated hydrolase isoform X5, whose product MDSEIKEEIPVHEEFILCCGVETQVLKCGPWTDLINNQSGTRPKLLIFIIPGNPGFSAMYVPFAKALYSATKRRFPVWIISHAGHALAPRGKKILKSSEDPNAEEIKDIYGVCGQVEHKLAFLRTQVPKEMKLVVIGHSIGSYFSLEILKHAPELPVGISIIVQSCC is encoded by the exons ATGGACTCAGAAATCAAGGAAGAAATTCCTGTGCATGAGGAATTCATTTTATGTTGTGGAGTTGAAACCCAGGTTCTAAAGTGTGGGCCCTGGACTGACCTCATTAATAATCAAAGTGGCACAAGGCCTAAGCTGCTTATTTTCATTATTCCTG GTAACCCAGGTTTTTCTGCCATGTATGTGCCATTTGCAAAGGCTTTGTATTCTGCAACAAAAAGACGCTTTCCAGTTTGGATTATCAGTCATGCTGGGCATGCCTTAGCCCCCAGAGGCAAGAAGATTCTTAAAAGCTCAGAAG ATCCAAATGCTGAAGAAATTAAGGACATCTATGGAGTCTGTGGTCAAGTAGAACACAAATTAGCTTTCCTGAGAACTCAAGTGCCAAAGGAAATGAAGCTTGTGGTCATTGGCCATTCCATAGGCTCCTATTTTTCCCTTGAGATTCTGAAGCACGCACCTGAGCTCCCA